The Oryzias latipes chromosome 1, ASM223467v1 genome contains a region encoding:
- the myh11 gene encoding myosin-11 isoform X2 — MSKKAPSEDEKFLFVDKDFLNSPMAQADWAAKKLVWIPSEKHGFEAASIKEEHGEEVLVELADNGKKVTVNKDDIQKMNPPKFSKVEDMAELTCLNEASVLHNIRERYFSGLIYTYSGLFCVVVNPYKMLPIYSDKIIEMYKGKKRHEVPPHIYSITDNAYRNMMQDREDQSILCTGESGAGKTENTKKVIQYLAVVASSHKGKKDSSAGELEKQLLQANPILEAFGNAKTIKNDNSSRFGKFIRINFDVTGYIVGANIETYLLEKSRCIRQAKTERAFHIFYYMIAGAKDKLREELLLEPFSNYRFLSAGHVQIPGQQDDEMFEETMEAMQIMGLTDEERIDILKVCSTVMQLGNIAFKKERNQEQATMPDNTAAQKVCHLQGINVTDFTRAILTPRIKVGREVVQKAQTKEQADFAIEALAKAVYERMFRWILGRVNKALDKTKRQGASFLGILDIAGFEIFEDNSFEQLCINYTNEKLQQLFNHTMFILEQEEYQREGIEWNFIDFGLDLQPCIELIERPNNPPGILALLDEECWFPKATDVSFVEKLMNTQGNHMKFAKPKQLKDKTEFSILHYAGKVDYNATAWLTKNMDPLNDNVTALLSNSSSQFVQDLWKDADRVVGLDTIAKMTDTSMPSASKTKKGMFRTVGQLYKESLAKLMTTLHNTQPNFVRCIIPNHEKRAGKLDANLVLEQLRCNGVLEGIRICRQGFPNRIVFQEFRQRYEILAASAIPKGFMDGKQACCLMIKHLDLDPNLYRIGQSKIFFRTGVLAQLEEERDLKITVIIIAFQAQARGFLARKAFAKRQQQLTAMKVIQRNCAAYLKLRNWQWWRLFTKVKPLLQVTRQEEEMSLKEEELQKAKDVATKFESELKEITLKHTQIVEERNALQEQLQAETELYAEAEEMRVRLAAKKQELEEILHEMEARLDEEEERAQTLLLDKKKMQQQMQELEEHLEEEEDARQKLQLEKVACEGKIKKLEDDILVMEDQNNKLVKERKLMEERIADFSASLAEEEEKSKNLTKLKNKHESMISELEVRLKKEEKSRQELDKAKRKLEAESNDLQEQLADLQAQIAELKAQLAKKEEELQNALARLEDETAQKNNALKKIRELEGHISDLQEDLDSERVARNKAEKIKRDLGEELEALKSELEDTLDTTATQQELRAKREQEVTLLKRAIEEENRTHEAQIQEMRQKHTQAVEELTEQLEQSKRVKTNLEKAKQALEKETSELTMEVRSLAQARQEGEHKRKKLEGQVADLQSRINDSEKQKAELNERCSKMTVELEGVTNLLNEAESKNIKLSKDVSSLSSQLQDSQELLAEETRQKLQLSTKLRQAEDDRNSLTEQLEEEMEAKRNMERHVSTLNVQLSDSKKKLEEMSGNIELLEEGKKRLQRDLEAANTQFEEKASAFDKLEKTKNRLQQELEDTLMDLDNQRQIVSNLEKKQKKFDQMLAEEKSISSKYAEERDRAEAEAREKETKALSLARALEEAQDSREELERANKALRMEMEDLISSKDDVGKNVHELEKSKRGLEAQVEEMKTQLEELEDELQAAEDAKLRLEVNMQALKAQFERDLQGRDEMGEEKKRQLIKQVRELETELEDERKQKALAAAAKKKLETDMKDLEGQIETVNKGRDEAIKQLRKLQAQMKDYQRELEDARAAREEVLGTAKESEKKAKSLEAELIQLQEELAAAERAKKQAEAERDELSDELASNASGKSALADEKRRLEAKIAQLEEELEEEQSNMEILNDRLRKSAQQVDQLSNELQTERSTAQKNESARQQMERQNKELKAKLLEMENQVKSKFKSSITALEAKVAQLEEQLEQENRDKQATGKSLRQKDKKLKDLMMQVEDERKQAEQYKDQAEKATSRMKQLKRQLEESEEESQRATAARRKLQRELDEATEANDAMSREVTSLKSKLRRGNEPSFGSTPRRVGGGRRVVEDASEEEADSQNDYNGTKSLE; from the exons CGGAGAGTCCGGTGCTGGAAAAACAGAGAACACCAAGAAGGTCATCCAGTATCTGGCGGTCGTGGCGTCCTCCCACAAAGGCAAGAAAGACAGCAGCGCT GGGGAGCTGGAGAAGCAGCTGCTGCAAGCCAACCCCATCCTGGAGGCCTTCGGAAATGCAAAGACCATCAAAAATGACAACTCCTCCAGATTT GGAAAATTCATCCGTATCAACTTTGATGTGACCGGCTACATCGTTGGAGCCAACATTGAGACCT ACCTGCTGGAGAAGTCTCGCTGCATCAGACAGGCAAAGACGGAACGAGCTTTCCACATCTTCTACTACATGATCGCTGGGGCCAAAGACAAACTGCGAG AGGAGCTTCTTCTGGAGCCCTTCAGCAATTACCGTTTCCTGAGCGCAGGCCACGTTCAGATCCCTGGTCAGCAGGATGATGAGATGTTTGAAGAGACCATGGAGGCGATGCAGATCATGGGTCTGACTGACGAGGAGAGAATAG acaTACTGAAGGTTTGCTCCACAGTCATGCAACTGGGAAACATTGCGTTCAAGAAAGAGAGAAACCAGGAGCAGGCCACCATGCCTGATAACACTG CGGCCCAAAAGGTGTGTCACCTGCAGGGCATCAATGTGACAGACTTCACTCGAGCCATTCTCACCCCTCGCATAAAAGTGGGCAGGGAGGTGGTGCAGAAGGCTCAAACTAAAGAGCAG GCTGACTTTGCCATTGAAGCTTTGGCTAAGGCTGTCTACGAACGTATGTTCCGCTGGATCCTGGGCAGAGTCAACAAAGCCCTGGACAAGACCAAGCGTCAAGGAGCCTCCTTCCTGGGAATCCTTGATATTGCCGGATTTGAGATATTTGAG GACAACTCCTTTGAGCAGCTGTGCATTAACTACACCAACgaaaagctgcagcagctcttCAACCACACCATGTTCATCCTGGAGCAGGAGGAGTACCAGAGGGAGGGCATCGAATGGAACTTCATTGACTTTGGCCTGGACCTGCAGCCGTGCATTGAGCTCATTGAGAGACCA AACAACCCTCCAGGCATACTGGCCCTGCTGGACGAGGAGTGCTGGTTCCCCAAAGCCACAGATGTCTCTTTCGTGGAAAAACTCATGAACACACAAGGGAACCATATGAAATTTGCCAAACCCAAACAGCTGAAGGACAAGACAGAATTCTCTATTCTGCATTATGCTGGAAAG GTGGACTATAACGCCACAGCGTGGCTCACAAAGAACATGGACCCTCTCAATGACAATGTCACAGCACTTCTCAGCAATTCCTCCAGCCAGTTTGTGCAAGATCTCTGGAAAGATG CGGACAGAGTTGTCGGTCTGGACACGATAGCCAAAATGACAGACACCTCCATGCCAAGTGCCTCAAAGACCAAGAAGGGGATGTTCCGCACAGTGGGACAGCTTTACAAGGAGTCTCTGGCAAAGCTTATGACCACGCTGCACAACACGCAGCCCAACTTCGTCAGATGCATCATTCCTAACCACGAGAAGAGG GCAGGGAAACTGGACGCAAACCTGGTCCTGGAGCAGCTCAGGTGTAATGGTGTTCTAGAGGGAATACGAATTTGCAGACAAGGTTTTCCCAACCGAATCGTCTTCCAGGAGTTCCGCCAACG ATATGAGATCCTTGCTGCAAGTGCAATTCCCAAAGGCTTCATGGATGGCAAACAGGCCTGCTGTCTCATG ATCAAACATCTGGACCTGGACCCCAACCTGTACCGGATTGGCCAGAGTAAAATCTTCTTCCGCACAGGAGTGCTGGCTCAGCTGGAAGAGGAGAGAGATTTGAAGATCACTGTGATCATCATTGCTTTCCAGGCTCAGGCCAGAGGCTTCCTGGCCAGAAA GGCATTTGCAAAGAGGCAACAGCAGCTGACCGCAATGAAGGTGATCCAGAGGAACTGTGCAGCTTACCTCAAACTCAGGAACTGGCAGTGGTGGAGACTCTTCACCAAG GTCAAGCCTCTGCTGCAAGTGACCCGGCAGGAGGAGGAAATGTctctgaaggaggaggagctgcaaaAAGCCAAAGACGTGGCCACTAAATTTGAGTCGGAACTAAAAGAAATCACTTTGAAACATACACAG ATCGTGGAGGAGAGGAATGCTCTGCAGGAGCAGCTTCAGGCAGAGACGGAGCTTTATGCCGAGGCTGAGGAGATGAGGGTCCGTCTGGCCGCAAAGAAGCAGGAGCTGGAAGAAATACTCCATGAGATGGAGGCGAGattggatgaagaggaggaacgCGCCCAAACACTGCTGCTGGACAAGAAGAAGATGCAACAGCAGATGCAG GAACTCGAGGAACAtttggaagaggaggaggatgctcGTCAAAAACTTCAGCTGGAGAAGGTTGCATGtgaaggaaaaattaaaaagctgGAGGATGATATCCTAGTTATGGAAGACCAAAACAACAAGCTTGTGAAA GAACGTAAACTGATGGAGGAAAGAATCGCTGACTTCAGTGCCAGCctggcagaggaagaggagaaatcaaaaaatctcaccaaactgaaaaataaacatgagtCCATGATCTCTGAGCTGGAGG TTCGtttgaaaaaggaagaaaagagtCGTCAGGAGCTTGATAAAGCCAAACGCAAACTGGAGGCAGAGTCCAATGACCTTCAAGAGCAGTTGGCAGACTTGCAGGCTCAGATCGCCGAACTCAAAGCTCAGCTTGctaagaaggaggaggagttgCAGAACGCCTTGGCCAG ATTGGAGGATGAGACTGCACAAAAGAACAATGCCCTGAAAAAGATCAGGGAGTTGGAGGGACACATCTCAGACCTACAAGAGGATCTGGACTCTGAGCGGGTGGCCCGGAACAAGGCTGAGAAGATCAAGCGGGATCTTGGAGAGGAGCTGGAGGCCCTCAAGTCTGAGCTGGAGGATACCCTGGACACCACTGCCACACAGCAGGAGCTAAG AGCCAAGCGTGAGCAGGAGGTGACACTGCTGAAGAGAGCCATTGAGGAGGAGAACCGCACACACGAGGCCCAGATACAGGAGATGAGGCAGAAGCACACTCAGGCTGTGGAAGAACTCACCGAACAGCTGGAGCAGTCCAAACGG GTCAAAACAAACCTGGAGAAAGCCAAGCAGGCTCTGGAAAAGGAGACGTCTGAGTTAACGATGGAGGTGCGCTCGCTGGCTCAGGCCAGACAAGAGGGGGAGCACaagaggaagaagctggagggtCAAGTGGCAGACCTACAGTCGCGCATCAACGACAGTGAGAAGCAGAAGGCTGAGCTGAACGAGCGCTGCTCCAAAATGACA GTTGAGCTGGAGGGCGTGACAAACCTTCTGAACGAGGCTGAAAGCAAGAACATCAAACTAAGCAAAGATGTTTCCAGCCTATCCTCTCAACTCCAGGACTCGCAG GAGCTGCTGGCTGAGGAGACTCGACAGAAACTGCAGTTATCTACGAAACTGCGACAAGCAGAAGATGATAGAAACAGCCTGACGGAGCAGCTTGAGGAGGAGATGGAGGCCAAGAGGAACATGGAGAGACATGTGTCCACCCTCAATGTCCAG ctgtcaGATTCAAAGAAGAAGCTTGAGGAGATGTCTGGAAACATTGAGCTCCTGGAGGAGGGGAAGAAACGCTTGCAGAGAGATTTGGAGGCGGCCAACACTCAGTTTGAAGAAAAGGCTTCAGCCTTCGACAAGCTGGAAAAGACCAAGAACCGCCTGCAGCAGGAGCTGGAGGACACGCTGATGGATTTGGACAACCAGAGACAGATTGTCTCAAACCTggagaagaaacagaagaagtTTGACCAG ATGCTGGCTGAAGAGAAGAGCATCTCTAGCAAATATGCAGAAGAGAGAGacagagcagaggctgaagccAGAGAGAAGGAGACCAAGGCTTTGTCCCTAGCAAGGGCCCTGGAGGAGGCCCAGGATTCCAGGGAGGAGCTGGAGAGAGCCAACAAGGCCCTCAGAATGGAGATGGAGGATCTGATCAGCTCCAAGGACGATGTGGGAAAAAAT GTTCACGAGCTGGAAAAGTCCAAACGAGGTCTGGAGGCCCAAGTGGAAGAGATGAAGACCCaactggaggagctggaggatgaGCTGCAGGCAGCAGAGGATGCCAAGCTGCGTCTGGAGGTCAACATGCAGGCCCTGAAAGCCCAGTTTGAAAGAGACCTCCAAGGACGGGATGAGATGggagaggagaagaagaggcAGCTCATCAAGCAG GTCCGTGAGTTGGAGACGGAGTTGGAAGATGAACGTAAACAGAAGGCTCTGGCAGCAGCAGCCAAGAAGAAGCTGGAGACGGACATGAAAGACCTGGAGGGACAGATCGAGACGGTCAATAAGGGTCGAGATGAAGCCATCAAGCAGCTTCGCAAACTCCAG GCCCAGATGAAGGACTACCAGAGGGAGCTTGAGGATGCTCGTGCTGCTCGGGAGGAGGTGCTGGGCACTGCGAAGGAGAGCGAGAAGAAAGCCAAGAGTCTGGAAGCGGAGCTCATCCAGTTACAGGAG GAACTGGCTGCAGCTGAACGGGCCAAGAAGCAGGCAGAAGCTGAGAGAGACGAACTGTCCGATGAGCTGGCAAGCAACGCCTCGGGAAA GTCAGCCTTGGCTGATGAGAAGCGGCGTCTTGAGGCAAAGATCGCCCAGCTGGAGGAAGAGCTGGAAGAAGAGCAGAGCAACATGGAGATCCTTAATGACAGGCTGAGGAAGAGCGCACAGCAG GTGGACCAGCTGAGCAACGAGCTGCAGACGGAGCGCAGCACCGCTCAGAAGAACGAGAGCGCACGGCAGCAgatggagaggcagaacaaGGAGCTAAAGGCCAAGCTGCTGGAGATGGAGAACCAGGTCAAGTCCAAGTTCAAGTCCTCCATTACTGCCTTGGAAGCCAAAGTGGCacagctggaggagcagctggagcaggagaACAG GGACAAGCAGGCCACCGGAAAGAGTTTGCGCCAAAAGGACAAGAAACTCAAAGATCTGATGATGCAGGTGGAGGACGAGAGAAAGCAGGCAGAGCAGTACAAGGACCAG GCGGAGAAGGCTACTTCCCGCATGAAGCAGCTCAAGCGGCAGCTCGAGGAGTCGGAGGAGGAGTCGCAGCGTGCCACCGCTGCTCGCCGGAAGCTGCAGCGGGAGCTGGATGAGGCCACCGAAGCCAATGACGCCATGAGCCGCGAGGTCACCTCACTGAAGAGCAAGCTCAG GCGTGGAAACGAGCCTTCCTTCGGTAGCACGCCACGGCGTGTGGGTGGAGGTCGAAGGGTGGTGGAGGATGCCTCTGAGGAGGAAGCAGACTCCCAAAATGACTACAACGGAACAAAGTCCTTGGAATAA
- the myh11 gene encoding myosin-11 isoform X1, which produces MSKKAPSEDEKFLFVDKDFLNSPMAQADWAAKKLVWIPSEKHGFEAASIKEEHGEEVLVELADNGKKVTVNKDDIQKMNPPKFSKVEDMAELTCLNEASVLHNIRERYFSGLIYTYSGLFCVVVNPYKMLPIYSDKIIEMYKGKKRHEVPPHIYSITDNAYRNMMQDREDQSILCTGESGAGKTENTKKVIQYLAVVASSHKGKKDSSAQQSGSQLAYGELEKQLLQANPILEAFGNAKTIKNDNSSRFGKFIRINFDVTGYIVGANIETYLLEKSRCIRQAKTERAFHIFYYMIAGAKDKLREELLLEPFSNYRFLSAGHVQIPGQQDDEMFEETMEAMQIMGLTDEERIDILKVCSTVMQLGNIAFKKERNQEQATMPDNTAAQKVCHLQGINVTDFTRAILTPRIKVGREVVQKAQTKEQADFAIEALAKAVYERMFRWILGRVNKALDKTKRQGASFLGILDIAGFEIFEDNSFEQLCINYTNEKLQQLFNHTMFILEQEEYQREGIEWNFIDFGLDLQPCIELIERPNNPPGILALLDEECWFPKATDVSFVEKLMNTQGNHMKFAKPKQLKDKTEFSILHYAGKVDYNATAWLTKNMDPLNDNVTALLSNSSSQFVQDLWKDADRVVGLDTIAKMTDTSMPSASKTKKGMFRTVGQLYKESLAKLMTTLHNTQPNFVRCIIPNHEKRAGKLDANLVLEQLRCNGVLEGIRICRQGFPNRIVFQEFRQRYEILAASAIPKGFMDGKQACCLMIKHLDLDPNLYRIGQSKIFFRTGVLAQLEEERDLKITVIIIAFQAQARGFLARKAFAKRQQQLTAMKVIQRNCAAYLKLRNWQWWRLFTKVKPLLQVTRQEEEMSLKEEELQKAKDVATKFESELKEITLKHTQIVEERNALQEQLQAETELYAEAEEMRVRLAAKKQELEEILHEMEARLDEEEERAQTLLLDKKKMQQQMQELEEHLEEEEDARQKLQLEKVACEGKIKKLEDDILVMEDQNNKLVKERKLMEERIADFSASLAEEEEKSKNLTKLKNKHESMISELEVRLKKEEKSRQELDKAKRKLEAESNDLQEQLADLQAQIAELKAQLAKKEEELQNALARLEDETAQKNNALKKIRELEGHISDLQEDLDSERVARNKAEKIKRDLGEELEALKSELEDTLDTTATQQELRAKREQEVTLLKRAIEEENRTHEAQIQEMRQKHTQAVEELTEQLEQSKRVKTNLEKAKQALEKETSELTMEVRSLAQARQEGEHKRKKLEGQVADLQSRINDSEKQKAELNERCSKMTVELEGVTNLLNEAESKNIKLSKDVSSLSSQLQDSQELLAEETRQKLQLSTKLRQAEDDRNSLTEQLEEEMEAKRNMERHVSTLNVQLSDSKKKLEEMSGNIELLEEGKKRLQRDLEAANTQFEEKASAFDKLEKTKNRLQQELEDTLMDLDNQRQIVSNLEKKQKKFDQMLAEEKSISSKYAEERDRAEAEAREKETKALSLARALEEAQDSREELERANKALRMEMEDLISSKDDVGKNVHELEKSKRGLEAQVEEMKTQLEELEDELQAAEDAKLRLEVNMQALKAQFERDLQGRDEMGEEKKRQLIKQVRELETELEDERKQKALAAAAKKKLETDMKDLEGQIETVNKGRDEAIKQLRKLQAQMKDYQRELEDARAAREEVLGTAKESEKKAKSLEAELIQLQEELAAAERAKKQAEAERDELSDELASNASGKSALADEKRRLEAKIAQLEEELEEEQSNMEILNDRLRKSAQQVDQLSNELQTERSTAQKNESARQQMERQNKELKAKLLEMENQVKSKFKSSITALEAKVAQLEEQLEQENRDKQATGKSLRQKDKKLKDLMMQVEDERKQAEQYKDQAEKATSRMKQLKRQLEESEEESQRATAARRKLQRELDEATEANDAMSREVTSLKSKLRRGNEPSFGSTPRRVGGGRRVVEDASEEEADSQNDYNGTKSLE; this is translated from the exons CGGAGAGTCCGGTGCTGGAAAAACAGAGAACACCAAGAAGGTCATCCAGTATCTGGCGGTCGTGGCGTCCTCCCACAAAGGCAAGAAAGACAGCAGCGCT CAACAATCAGGATCACAGTTGGCATAC GGGGAGCTGGAGAAGCAGCTGCTGCAAGCCAACCCCATCCTGGAGGCCTTCGGAAATGCAAAGACCATCAAAAATGACAACTCCTCCAGATTT GGAAAATTCATCCGTATCAACTTTGATGTGACCGGCTACATCGTTGGAGCCAACATTGAGACCT ACCTGCTGGAGAAGTCTCGCTGCATCAGACAGGCAAAGACGGAACGAGCTTTCCACATCTTCTACTACATGATCGCTGGGGCCAAAGACAAACTGCGAG AGGAGCTTCTTCTGGAGCCCTTCAGCAATTACCGTTTCCTGAGCGCAGGCCACGTTCAGATCCCTGGTCAGCAGGATGATGAGATGTTTGAAGAGACCATGGAGGCGATGCAGATCATGGGTCTGACTGACGAGGAGAGAATAG acaTACTGAAGGTTTGCTCCACAGTCATGCAACTGGGAAACATTGCGTTCAAGAAAGAGAGAAACCAGGAGCAGGCCACCATGCCTGATAACACTG CGGCCCAAAAGGTGTGTCACCTGCAGGGCATCAATGTGACAGACTTCACTCGAGCCATTCTCACCCCTCGCATAAAAGTGGGCAGGGAGGTGGTGCAGAAGGCTCAAACTAAAGAGCAG GCTGACTTTGCCATTGAAGCTTTGGCTAAGGCTGTCTACGAACGTATGTTCCGCTGGATCCTGGGCAGAGTCAACAAAGCCCTGGACAAGACCAAGCGTCAAGGAGCCTCCTTCCTGGGAATCCTTGATATTGCCGGATTTGAGATATTTGAG GACAACTCCTTTGAGCAGCTGTGCATTAACTACACCAACgaaaagctgcagcagctcttCAACCACACCATGTTCATCCTGGAGCAGGAGGAGTACCAGAGGGAGGGCATCGAATGGAACTTCATTGACTTTGGCCTGGACCTGCAGCCGTGCATTGAGCTCATTGAGAGACCA AACAACCCTCCAGGCATACTGGCCCTGCTGGACGAGGAGTGCTGGTTCCCCAAAGCCACAGATGTCTCTTTCGTGGAAAAACTCATGAACACACAAGGGAACCATATGAAATTTGCCAAACCCAAACAGCTGAAGGACAAGACAGAATTCTCTATTCTGCATTATGCTGGAAAG GTGGACTATAACGCCACAGCGTGGCTCACAAAGAACATGGACCCTCTCAATGACAATGTCACAGCACTTCTCAGCAATTCCTCCAGCCAGTTTGTGCAAGATCTCTGGAAAGATG CGGACAGAGTTGTCGGTCTGGACACGATAGCCAAAATGACAGACACCTCCATGCCAAGTGCCTCAAAGACCAAGAAGGGGATGTTCCGCACAGTGGGACAGCTTTACAAGGAGTCTCTGGCAAAGCTTATGACCACGCTGCACAACACGCAGCCCAACTTCGTCAGATGCATCATTCCTAACCACGAGAAGAGG GCAGGGAAACTGGACGCAAACCTGGTCCTGGAGCAGCTCAGGTGTAATGGTGTTCTAGAGGGAATACGAATTTGCAGACAAGGTTTTCCCAACCGAATCGTCTTCCAGGAGTTCCGCCAACG ATATGAGATCCTTGCTGCAAGTGCAATTCCCAAAGGCTTCATGGATGGCAAACAGGCCTGCTGTCTCATG ATCAAACATCTGGACCTGGACCCCAACCTGTACCGGATTGGCCAGAGTAAAATCTTCTTCCGCACAGGAGTGCTGGCTCAGCTGGAAGAGGAGAGAGATTTGAAGATCACTGTGATCATCATTGCTTTCCAGGCTCAGGCCAGAGGCTTCCTGGCCAGAAA GGCATTTGCAAAGAGGCAACAGCAGCTGACCGCAATGAAGGTGATCCAGAGGAACTGTGCAGCTTACCTCAAACTCAGGAACTGGCAGTGGTGGAGACTCTTCACCAAG GTCAAGCCTCTGCTGCAAGTGACCCGGCAGGAGGAGGAAATGTctctgaaggaggaggagctgcaaaAAGCCAAAGACGTGGCCACTAAATTTGAGTCGGAACTAAAAGAAATCACTTTGAAACATACACAG ATCGTGGAGGAGAGGAATGCTCTGCAGGAGCAGCTTCAGGCAGAGACGGAGCTTTATGCCGAGGCTGAGGAGATGAGGGTCCGTCTGGCCGCAAAGAAGCAGGAGCTGGAAGAAATACTCCATGAGATGGAGGCGAGattggatgaagaggaggaacgCGCCCAAACACTGCTGCTGGACAAGAAGAAGATGCAACAGCAGATGCAG GAACTCGAGGAACAtttggaagaggaggaggatgctcGTCAAAAACTTCAGCTGGAGAAGGTTGCATGtgaaggaaaaattaaaaagctgGAGGATGATATCCTAGTTATGGAAGACCAAAACAACAAGCTTGTGAAA GAACGTAAACTGATGGAGGAAAGAATCGCTGACTTCAGTGCCAGCctggcagaggaagaggagaaatcaaaaaatctcaccaaactgaaaaataaacatgagtCCATGATCTCTGAGCTGGAGG TTCGtttgaaaaaggaagaaaagagtCGTCAGGAGCTTGATAAAGCCAAACGCAAACTGGAGGCAGAGTCCAATGACCTTCAAGAGCAGTTGGCAGACTTGCAGGCTCAGATCGCCGAACTCAAAGCTCAGCTTGctaagaaggaggaggagttgCAGAACGCCTTGGCCAG ATTGGAGGATGAGACTGCACAAAAGAACAATGCCCTGAAAAAGATCAGGGAGTTGGAGGGACACATCTCAGACCTACAAGAGGATCTGGACTCTGAGCGGGTGGCCCGGAACAAGGCTGAGAAGATCAAGCGGGATCTTGGAGAGGAGCTGGAGGCCCTCAAGTCTGAGCTGGAGGATACCCTGGACACCACTGCCACACAGCAGGAGCTAAG AGCCAAGCGTGAGCAGGAGGTGACACTGCTGAAGAGAGCCATTGAGGAGGAGAACCGCACACACGAGGCCCAGATACAGGAGATGAGGCAGAAGCACACTCAGGCTGTGGAAGAACTCACCGAACAGCTGGAGCAGTCCAAACGG GTCAAAACAAACCTGGAGAAAGCCAAGCAGGCTCTGGAAAAGGAGACGTCTGAGTTAACGATGGAGGTGCGCTCGCTGGCTCAGGCCAGACAAGAGGGGGAGCACaagaggaagaagctggagggtCAAGTGGCAGACCTACAGTCGCGCATCAACGACAGTGAGAAGCAGAAGGCTGAGCTGAACGAGCGCTGCTCCAAAATGACA GTTGAGCTGGAGGGCGTGACAAACCTTCTGAACGAGGCTGAAAGCAAGAACATCAAACTAAGCAAAGATGTTTCCAGCCTATCCTCTCAACTCCAGGACTCGCAG GAGCTGCTGGCTGAGGAGACTCGACAGAAACTGCAGTTATCTACGAAACTGCGACAAGCAGAAGATGATAGAAACAGCCTGACGGAGCAGCTTGAGGAGGAGATGGAGGCCAAGAGGAACATGGAGAGACATGTGTCCACCCTCAATGTCCAG ctgtcaGATTCAAAGAAGAAGCTTGAGGAGATGTCTGGAAACATTGAGCTCCTGGAGGAGGGGAAGAAACGCTTGCAGAGAGATTTGGAGGCGGCCAACACTCAGTTTGAAGAAAAGGCTTCAGCCTTCGACAAGCTGGAAAAGACCAAGAACCGCCTGCAGCAGGAGCTGGAGGACACGCTGATGGATTTGGACAACCAGAGACAGATTGTCTCAAACCTggagaagaaacagaagaagtTTGACCAG ATGCTGGCTGAAGAGAAGAGCATCTCTAGCAAATATGCAGAAGAGAGAGacagagcagaggctgaagccAGAGAGAAGGAGACCAAGGCTTTGTCCCTAGCAAGGGCCCTGGAGGAGGCCCAGGATTCCAGGGAGGAGCTGGAGAGAGCCAACAAGGCCCTCAGAATGGAGATGGAGGATCTGATCAGCTCCAAGGACGATGTGGGAAAAAAT GTTCACGAGCTGGAAAAGTCCAAACGAGGTCTGGAGGCCCAAGTGGAAGAGATGAAGACCCaactggaggagctggaggatgaGCTGCAGGCAGCAGAGGATGCCAAGCTGCGTCTGGAGGTCAACATGCAGGCCCTGAAAGCCCAGTTTGAAAGAGACCTCCAAGGACGGGATGAGATGggagaggagaagaagaggcAGCTCATCAAGCAG GTCCGTGAGTTGGAGACGGAGTTGGAAGATGAACGTAAACAGAAGGCTCTGGCAGCAGCAGCCAAGAAGAAGCTGGAGACGGACATGAAAGACCTGGAGGGACAGATCGAGACGGTCAATAAGGGTCGAGATGAAGCCATCAAGCAGCTTCGCAAACTCCAG GCCCAGATGAAGGACTACCAGAGGGAGCTTGAGGATGCTCGTGCTGCTCGGGAGGAGGTGCTGGGCACTGCGAAGGAGAGCGAGAAGAAAGCCAAGAGTCTGGAAGCGGAGCTCATCCAGTTACAGGAG GAACTGGCTGCAGCTGAACGGGCCAAGAAGCAGGCAGAAGCTGAGAGAGACGAACTGTCCGATGAGCTGGCAAGCAACGCCTCGGGAAA GTCAGCCTTGGCTGATGAGAAGCGGCGTCTTGAGGCAAAGATCGCCCAGCTGGAGGAAGAGCTGGAAGAAGAGCAGAGCAACATGGAGATCCTTAATGACAGGCTGAGGAAGAGCGCACAGCAG GTGGACCAGCTGAGCAACGAGCTGCAGACGGAGCGCAGCACCGCTCAGAAGAACGAGAGCGCACGGCAGCAgatggagaggcagaacaaGGAGCTAAAGGCCAAGCTGCTGGAGATGGAGAACCAGGTCAAGTCCAAGTTCAAGTCCTCCATTACTGCCTTGGAAGCCAAAGTGGCacagctggaggagcagctggagcaggagaACAG GGACAAGCAGGCCACCGGAAAGAGTTTGCGCCAAAAGGACAAGAAACTCAAAGATCTGATGATGCAGGTGGAGGACGAGAGAAAGCAGGCAGAGCAGTACAAGGACCAG GCGGAGAAGGCTACTTCCCGCATGAAGCAGCTCAAGCGGCAGCTCGAGGAGTCGGAGGAGGAGTCGCAGCGTGCCACCGCTGCTCGCCGGAAGCTGCAGCGGGAGCTGGATGAGGCCACCGAAGCCAATGACGCCATGAGCCGCGAGGTCACCTCACTGAAGAGCAAGCTCAG GCGTGGAAACGAGCCTTCCTTCGGTAGCACGCCACGGCGTGTGGGTGGAGGTCGAAGGGTGGTGGAGGATGCCTCTGAGGAGGAAGCAGACTCCCAAAATGACTACAACGGAACAAAGTCCTTGGAATAA